The following are encoded together in the Lathyrus oleraceus cultivar Zhongwan6 chromosome 3, CAAS_Psat_ZW6_1.0, whole genome shotgun sequence genome:
- the LOC127129318 gene encoding uncharacterized protein LOC127129318 — protein MVGKGKVHNNLGELLHTKPLPTGSLKVSVDIALEKDALLPHPDDVSDATLLGDAIGSFVAWPTDLIIVGYETPTKSKAKDKGIAREIESVASQKEIPVAKKTEISKRTEAKKKNPSKYRACLHTYLETTDISDGCVRLIPMDGAIFGFEYAEPLGKEDFDQILYHTQLSVGVINTYMRYLYDKLMGPRGLEQRFSFLNPMKTNLTEMIRKPDEVRTYVVERFMADTDREKLFFLPFNTGDGGHWLLVAINPFKEIVYYLDSLHNDWTTYPAMKTIVDTIIQTVRAQRKIQVPKRKANNITWNRVECPRQRNNIDCGYYTLRFMKETLLMDRTDIPSDYFDEYRCAYYSKDQLDEIKEELCQFIIELQVL, from the exons atggttggcaaggggAAAGTTCATAACAATTTGGGTGAATTACTTCACACTAAACCGCTCCCTACTGGATCTTTGAAAGTCTCGGTTGATATTGCTTTGGAGAAGGATGCGTTATTACCACATCCTGACGATGTTTCGGATGCAACTTTATTGGGAGATGCCATAGGTTcatttgttgcatggccgacagACCTCATTAtcgtaggatatgag actcccacaaaatccaaagCAAAAGATAAGGGGATTGCGCGGgaaatcgagtcagttgcatcgCAAAAAGAG ATTCCTGTTGCTAAGAAGACTGAAATTTCCAAGAGGACCGAGGCTAAAAAGAAAAATCCTTCCAAGTATAGAGCGTGCCTCCATACATATTTAGAAACGACAGATATTTCGGATGGATGTGTTCGTTTAATACCTATGGATGGAGCTATTTTTGGTTTTGAGTATGCCGAGCCATTGGGTAAAGAggattttgatcaaattttgtATCATACGCAATTAAGCGTTGGTGTTATCAACACATACATGAG GTATTTATATGACAAATTGATGGGTCCGCGTGGGTTGGAGCAAAGATTCTCATTCTTAAATCCCATGAAAACGAACTTAACCGAAATGATAAGAAAACCAGATGAAGTCAGGACGTATGTAGTCGAGCGCTTTATGGCCGACACAGATAGAGAAAAGTTGTTCTTTTTACCGTTTAATACCGGCGACGG tggacattggttgttggTCGCGATAAATCCTTTTAAAGAAATTGTGTATTATTTGGATTCTTTACAcaatgattggacaacataccctGCTATGAAGACGATAGTTGACAC CattatacaaactgttcgagcACAAAGAAAAATTCAAGTACCAAAGAGAAAAGCCAATAACATTACATGGAATAGAGTGGAG TGTCCTCGACAGCGTAATAATATAGATTGTGGATATTACACGTTGAGGTTTATGAAAGAAACTCTTCTTATGGATCGAACAGATATTCCATCTGAT tactttgatgaatatAGATGTGCTTATTACTCAAAAGATCAGTTGGATGAAATTAAAGaggaattgtgtcaattcattatcGAGCTACAGGTTTTGTGA